The Algoriphagus halophilus sequence GAAACGAAAAACCCCGATTTTAGCTTTGACAGCGACTTCACTTCAAGAGGTGAAAGATCAGTTAATAGAGATAGGATTTAATGATTTTATTCCAAAGCCATTTGTCCCAGAGATACTCTACGAAAAATTAATTTTTCATCTAAGCGGTAAAGATCACTCTGAAATGTCGGTTTAGCATTACTTTTGCCTTGTAAGGTTTCGGACCAGTTGGCCTATTTCTAATAGAGTGATTAAATGCCTTTTTTTTCAAGATTATTTCTGTTAATCCTTTGTTTTGGGATTTTCTTCAGTGCTTCCGCCCAAAGACTTGTAACCAAAAGACCATCCTTCTATTTTTTGGCAGGTACTTCAGGAGCGAAGTTGAATCAATTCGATAAATTGCTGGAAGAGAGAGGGCTTACGGGCCTAAGAAATAGGTATAACACCATTGGGTTGGGGTATCAGGTAAGGTATAATGATTTTGTCATCGGGATGGAACTTTATCATAATAGAGGTTCTAAAAGTGAGTTTGATCACTACAAGTTATATTATAGAACATCCAGAGCTTTATTGAATGTGGGATATGCCTTTATAGAAGAGTCAAGATTTCAACTCATTCATTATATGTCGGTGGGAGCAGGATTTTTGAATTTTCAGATGCTACCACAACATCCCAGCGAGAATTTAGGTGATTTTTTGAATGATCCATCCCAGGGATATATTCTAAGGAAAAAGGATATCCAAAAAGGCACCAAACATTATGGGAATTTTTTAACTGAAATAGGTTTCCAGCTTAGTTATGATTTCGATATTCTAGGCAGAAACGAAGCCTTAGAAGTTTTGATGAAATTAGGTTATGGATTTAGCCCTTTTGAGGGCAAATGGAACCTTAACGGAATTTCTTTTGACAATGCTCAAAGTGGTGCATTTATTAGGGTTGGCGCCGGATTGACCTTACCAGATAGAAATTTCTTTTATAAAGATGCAAGTATCGGGGTTTCTATGATTAGTGGAATTCATTTTACTTCTCCTACTGAATTTAATGAGCAGCTGGAGGAAGCTGGTTTTAATGCCTTGGATGGTTCTCCTTCCAATTGGGGACTTCGAATTTTAGGCGAAAGTGGAAATCTGCTTTACGGTTCGGATGTCTATAATTTAGCTATGAATGGGGCAGCGAACAATATCAGAAACCATACTTTGAATAGTCTTCGTGTATATGGGAATCTTGGGATGAAATTTATCCAATATAGAAATATGTCTATTGGGGTATTGGGAGGGATTGGTTATGGAAATATCCGATATACTAATACCCAAAAGGGAAAACCGGATTTTCCAGAACTTTTTGAAAAGCCACGTTTTGATGGATACCTAAAGAATAGTGGCTTGATGGCCAAGCCAGAAATTTTTCTGGAATATGGGGTTCCTATTGGGAAAAGAAATCTATTTGATGTGATTCTTACAAGTTCATTTGGCTATGAGTTGCCTCTGGCTAATTACAAACTAGGAGACTTTAACATGTCTGGATATATGTCCGCTCCTTATTTGAGTTTTGGATTAGGGATCAGGCCTTAGTCGCAAAGCAATAAAATTTAATCCACCCAGCAAATTTGACCAGACAATCTGTTTTATTGGCAAAATGATATTACCTTTGGTCTGCTTATCGAGAAAGACCGAGGGAAGGGCCCTAAGACGTCTTAGCAACCTGTAGCCAAGGTGCTAACTCCCATCCCGATTTTCGGGAACAGATGAGCGGATAAGTCCAGGTACTTTTTTCCGTGTTTTGCTCGATTAGCTGTATAAAATAATAATGATGCAAAACAGAACCGAACTTCTACTTCAGCAATTTTCTAAAAGAATTCTAATTCTGGATGGTGCGATGGGGACAATGATCCAACGTTATACCCTTACGGAAGAAGATTTTAGAACACCTGAATTGGCTAATCATCCCAAGGCTTTGAAGGGCAATAATGACTTATTGTCTCTTAGCCGGCCTGATATCATCAAGGCAATTCATGCAGAGTATTTAGATGCTGGTGCAGATATTATAGAAACCAATACCTTTTCAGGAACCACTATTGCGCAAGAAGACTATGATCTTCCTCATTTAGCCTATGCTATCAATTATGAATCGGCAAAATTGGCCCGTGAAGTTGCTGAAGAATATAGTGCTAAAACTCCTGACAAACCAAGATTTGTAGCAGGAGCAATTGGCCCTACCAATCGAACCGCCTCGCTATCTCCAGACGTCAATGATCCAGGGTATCGAGCTATCACCTTTGATCAGCTTGCGACAGCCTATGCCGAGCAGGTCAGAGGATTGCTTGATGGAGGTGCTGATATACTATTGGTAGAAACGATTTTTGATACCCTGAATGCGAAAGCCGCACTTTATGCAATCCAGGATGTCTATGAAGAACGGGGAATTCCATTGGATCCTCAAGATGGAGGAATTCCAATCATGATTTCTGGAACGATTACAGATGCTTCCGGAAGAACCCTTTCAGGCCAAACCACAGAGGCATTCTTGATTTCTGTATCCCATGTTCCCTTGCTGTCAGTCGGTTTGAATTGCGCCTTGGGAGCAAAGGAATTAAGACCTTATTTGAAAGTATTGGCTCAAAAAGCGCCATTCTATGTGAGTGCTTATCCCAATGCGGGATTGCCCAATGAATTTGGAGCATATGATCAGGGAGCGAATGAAATGGCTGATCAAGTAAGAGACTTTTTAAAAGAGGGCATGCTCAATGTCTTAGGAGGTTGCTGCGGGACTACTCCTGAGCATATTGCCGCACTGGCAAAACTTGCAGCAGGCTACGAGCCAAGAAAATTACAACAAGAAGTAGAAGAAACCCTGGATTGAGGCGATGGAAACGAATCATTACATGAAATTATCTGGGTTAGAACCATTGGTTTTGACTCCCGAAATCAACTTTGTCAACATAGGCGAAAGAACCAATATTACAGGTTCTAAAAAATTCGCAAGATTGATCTTAAATGGTCAATATGATGAGGCGCTTGAAGTAGCATTGGATCAAGTAAGAGGTGGTGCTCAGGTTTTGGATGTCTGTATGGACGAAGGGATGCTTGATGGAGAAATGGCCATGGTCAAATTTTTAAATTTGATAGCCTCCGAACCAGAAATCAGTAGAATTCCCATCATGATTGATAGCTCTAAATGGGCTATTATTTTGGCTGGATTAAAATGTATTCAGGGGAAAGGGATCGTAAACTCTATTTCCCTGAAGAATGGGGAA is a genomic window containing:
- a CDS encoding homocysteine S-methyltransferase family protein, with the translated sequence MQNRTELLLQQFSKRILILDGAMGTMIQRYTLTEEDFRTPELANHPKALKGNNDLLSLSRPDIIKAIHAEYLDAGADIIETNTFSGTTIAQEDYDLPHLAYAINYESAKLAREVAEEYSAKTPDKPRFVAGAIGPTNRTASLSPDVNDPGYRAITFDQLATAYAEQVRGLLDGGADILLVETIFDTLNAKAALYAIQDVYEERGIPLDPQDGGIPIMISGTITDASGRTLSGQTTEAFLISVSHVPLLSVGLNCALGAKELRPYLKVLAQKAPFYVSAYPNAGLPNEFGAYDQGANEMADQVRDFLKEGMLNVLGGCCGTTPEHIAALAKLAAGYEPRKLQQEVEETLD